TGGAGCAATCTTACCAAAGTCCTCAGGGAAAAAATCTAGACGTGAGGGCCTGGGGACGAGGCTGTAAATGTCTGGACAGGCCAATCGCCACCAAAACCCATCAACTGCCATGTTCCGAGGGGGTTTGCACCATGGTGTGTGTACACGAGCATCACCTCTAACTACCAGCTCTCCAAGAGAAAGGGGCCTTTTAATAACGTGGAACCGCATCTGCGCAGCTGGGATTTACGTACAGCTGCGGGCAAGCCAGCCTGTTCTTCTGGGAAAATTCTCCTGCGTGTTTCTCAGCTGACACAGAAATAGCAGCCTTGCTTGGCAATTGCTCACTGACCATAGCAGCGCGCTGAGAATTCCCTTCCCAGCGTAGGATTTGGATTCCTGTTAAAATACAAGGGCTGTAAACTTTCATAGTACCTGGTGCGCAACCATGTTTTAAACTTTGATAAAGCATCTCCGTTGTTACAAGAGGACTGTGAGCAGCGAGTGCCACAGCTTGTTTCTGCGCAAGttaaacttcagaaaaagcagtgttaaaaaaaagtgtcttctttttttgtggATTTATTTAATAAGTGACCAGATATCAATAATTCAGTGTGTACAATTTTAATGGCTTTGTACTTCATACTGGTCTTTCCAGGTATTTTGCCATACTTTTGAAAGGGACTTTTTAAGGACTTTCATATGTACCTGCTGCAGTCCCTTGAGAAGAGCCATAATGATGCTGGGGGTTGTTATGGGATtatgctgggcactgcagcaggcCGGTGCTGAGcaaagggctgcagcagctctgtgaggCCCCACTGGTGTTGGCTGTGGAGGAGGATGTCTGGTCCCTggtaaagaaacacaaaatgacCCTGTGGGGCCAGGCTGTCATCTTCTGTTGGCCCGATCAGCAGTTTCGGGAGGATTTCATGTATTTCAGTACTGCCTTTTGGGCAAAACACATCTTCAAAAGATGAGGAGAATGGTAAAAATGCTGTGGTCCAGCCCAGTCCCTGTGACTGTTTCTCCACATCCAGAGTTGTGTTTGCATCCTTTCTGTAGCTGGTTTTTCCCTCTGTTATAGCTGTACATATAACTGATGATTATTTCATTAAAGGTGACTGTACCTGTTGTTTTCTTGCCTTGTGTTTTGCATGAGCAGCTATGGAGAGATTTTATACATGAAAGGATAAACTCGCGGTGGTGCTCTGTTGTATCCAGCGTTTTCAGGCAGCCATATGGTGAGCAGAGAGAGATCTTACAGTTGGTAGCAGACCTGAATTTTTTGGAGTTTTGCTCCTCCTGCACTCTTTTCATAAGATTTCCTTTCAGTTCCTGGCCAGTCATTTCCATCAGAGTCCTGGCTGCCCAGGGACTGCTGTAAGGTATTTGTGAAGGTTCACAAGTCTTCAGTGGCTAAGAAAAGCCATCAAGCTGCCTGACAGTTTAATTCCCTATTGGGTGCCTCATAATGCCAGGGGAAAGCGTTTGAGGCGCTGCAGACTGACCAGGGTCAAACCCCGTTGTGCATGGAGCGGTGCAGCTCCTGCTGGTGCCATCTGGGTGGTGTGGGTTCCCCTGTGAGCTGCTGGTCCATGCTTTCTGCTTACAGAGCTCTGGGTTGCCATTTCCAGGTGCACGGTTTGGTGCTGATGTGGTCTGCAGTAGGGCCAGCACCTCCGGAGGGGCAGCAGCAAGTTCAGTGCTTTGGCACTTCCTGTTACAGCTCAAATGGGCCCCACACCCTGATACGATTTTTGCATAACATCTTTCGTGTAATTTCTTGATGCACTCTATAACAAACAAAAtatggggaagagaaaaagttaTACATTTTAACCCTAGTAATACTATTTATTCTTTCAGGTTTACAGAACAAAATACAGACTTGTAACAGCCTCTAATGACTTACTTAAGACAACCTACTCCTTCATTATGGATAGAGAGCTGAACATTAATGACACATTCATTCTGTCGGAGAAGGAATGATAAATTTACTATTGCGAATGAGTACCAGGCCAGGCAACCTGTGAGGATGCGACTGCCTGGTTGTGCCAAAGCATGAAAGGGTGGCCTGCCTTTAGGACCACATTTCTCACTGATAGCTGAAATAAACCTTGCTTGCCGATAGCCCATTCAGATTGCTTTGGGCCATCTGGCTTCTTACCCAGGGGTTAGTTACTTGCTGCCCCTCTGAATTAAGGAAGTGGTTGATTTGCAGCAGTATTTTCATGATTTACTTGGCTCTCCTGCTCACCCCACGGcctgtgctgttgctgcttgTTTCCCAGATGTTTCCAGCACTCTCCTTAGTGGGGACAATCTGGCTCTATGTTAGACACGTCCCCTATCCCTGCTTTGCCGTGTCATTCTGAATATTGTAATTTCCCCCAGTTTCTTTACATTAGTGGCAAAGAAAAGAGTGTTTCGTAGAACTACTCATGCCCAGAAAGGCTTCTGGGGGATAAAAAGTTTTTCTGTTATGTCAGCCCAACAGAAAACAAGCGTATCCAATGAAAAGTTCCTTGTGGAAATCGCTGGTAGGCAATGATGGCACAAATAAATACTgccttttatttcctgcttgtcctgggttcagccgtaacagttgtttttctccttcttagtagcgtTACAGCTGAACCTAGAGCACTGCCCTGGGACACCAAAAGAGATCAGAAATGCATGAGCTGCTTAGGGCTGGATCTCCAGCTGCTGAAGTTCACTGCAGCTCCATACGCTTGAAAGGACTAAATCTACAGCAGCCAGGAATCTTGTGTTTGAATCTAAGATGCAGCCCCTGCATAAGTGATGGATGTTTTCATATGTGTCCTTATGTAGAGAAGTGAAAATCCAGGAGCTgtgttttcacttgtttttttcaCAAATGCATGTAAGAACCCATGAAATGCACAGGAATCTTGGTCTGTGCTTAGGATGGATGGAAGCCAGACCCTGCGGATGGACCCACGTGTTgggggcagtgaagccctaataTCACCTGTCTTACAGGTTTTCAACATGAGCAGCACAAAGCAATTAAATACTCCAAGAGAACACATCGatttaaataatttgctttaGTATTATTTTACATCTGCAATCAACTTTTAGGAGGCACAACtttcacatttcttccttttgcaggGAATTGCGAAGAGTGCACTTCTGTGCTTAACGGCGGAATTTTTCCAGAGGGGTGAAAGTCCTTCTAGGTAGAATGTGGGTTTCAGCTAAAATACCCAAACCCGGCgttttaaaataagctttgtTCCATAAAAACTGTCAAACATGCTGGATACAGAAGTAAGGGAGACattagaaaaacacattttgcaaTTCAGATTGCTAGGATGAAAGTGGCATCTGCAGCTATGACTGGCAGTCACCCTAACAGTCCTTACATTAGACCTGGCAGAGATAATCCTTTCAAACCTCTTTaatctgaaagaggaaagacaCAACACCGGCAAGGTGGGTGCCCCAGTGGGGTCCCTTCTGCAGGTACCAGTGGCCTTTTGGGTGGGTGGTGTCTTTCCAGCACCAAGTCCCTGCTGGCGAACAAACACGTCAAGCACTGCTTTGCTGTTGTCCCAGAGAGCTAATTCTGATCTGGAGAGGCATGTCATCTCCGGGATCTAACTCATCCGTGTCACATTCGCTCTCGCTGTTTGCCATTTTAATGAAGACACGAGGCTGAGGTGCCGATGCGTCAAGGCTCAGCGCCGTGACAGCTCCGTGTGATGTGACTGGTGAGATGGCAGCTGGGTGGGAAGCGCAAGTACTCCGACTCCTACGGCGCTTCTGAGCATCCCCACCGGGGAGGAGGAGCGATacatccccagctcctgccGGCAGCCTCAGCCGCTCGCTCTCTGCCTGCCAAGAGCTCCCCAGACTGCCGCTGCACAAAGGCGTCGGGCGCTGTCGGTGCAGCGCGGGCGGACGCTGCGCGGCGCTTCCTCGCAGCCCAGACAGCCCGCAACCGgatttgcatttgctttgctCGCTGGAACAAGGCAGGGAAGGCCAAAGCGCTGCAAGCCTCTCATCCCAAACCCCCCTCAAGTTCGTAAAGCAGCTGCGAGCCTCCGGGCACGATGCAGCGGGCTGGGGACCGGCTGGCTCGCCAACGCGGGGCCGGCAGGCGTGTGCAACAGGCACAACAGGAATGCACACCTGCACCCTGCTCATTAACGCGATGAGTAAGCGGCTCACAACCGCACCGCCAGCATAAACAGGGGCTGATGGGGGATGCTTGGCCCCTAATGACAGGCTTCGGCGCCTGCTCTGCCGGGTCCGGCGTCGCTGCGGGGTGGCGGAGGCGACCGCTGGCGGAGAGGCCCCTCCGGGATGGCTGCGGGGAACGGGGGTGACGCTGAGAGCAGCCTCCGCCCGGCACGGCAGCGCTTTTGGCCGGAGCTCGGTGGGGCTGCACGCCCGGCACTGGCCCCACAGAGGCCTGGCTCGATGGTTGACACCGCGTTTCTGCCTAATGGTGTTTCTTCCCCTGCACCACTCCTGGTTTCCCTTCCCTGGTGCTTAGAGCTGGCTTTACATCCTGCAACCAGCGGGTTGCTGGTCCAGTGCCAGGAGGGACAGAGGGCTTTGCACAATGTTTTCTTATGCTGTTTGTCTCAAGAACAGCAGAGGTAACAGTCTAAGTtttgcccagctgctgctggaagcatTTAGCAGCATTGCCCTGCACAGCCCAGGAGGGTAAAGCCAAGCACGGGCTGCAGTACTGCCCGGAGTCCTGCAAGGCTTCCCAGAGGCATCTGGGCTCCGGTGAAAACCAGCCGAATTAAGCAGACAAGGCTTTGAGCTTTGCTGCGCCTTTGTTCTGAGGGTTCAGCATCCAGTTCAGAATAGTTAGTGGAAACACTTCCACTCCTAGGCTGCTTTTGAAGTTGTGTCATTAATTTTTGTTAATGAAACATGCAAATCTGGTAGATGCTGTGATTGCATCTCAAGGAATTCAGTCCTGACACAGCTCCAGTTGTAAGTACCTAACTGGCATGTAATTTAGGGCAGATCCATCCTCATTACctttttcctcccagtttcttATGGCTTAGAATATATTTACCCCGTGCTGGACTGCTGGGAAACCCACTCAGTTGCCATCCTTTTTAGCATACCATGtcaagagggggaaagaaaaggctggGCTTTATTAAACAGTGAAGCTGAAGATGATTACAGAGATATGACACGACCTGCTGCTGGCAGATTACCGTGGGAGGGCTTTGACAAGCCAAAAAGCCTCCTGCCTTGGCACTGATAGCTCACGATAGTCCCATTCAATGATTCTGAATTGCAGATGCTGAGATCACTTCTCCCTGCACTTCTGAAGGCTTTGCTTACATGGGATTTATACCTTCTGCCTCCAAAATAGTAGGAAACTATTCAGTATGAACGTTACACTCTAGTAGTTCACGGTTTTATTTTTGATGGTGATGAGCACTGCTTCAGGTTTACATCCTGACAGCAaatttctgttccctttttaACCTTCTCCATGTGCCCAAATGTCTCAAACCCCTCCGGTGAGGGGCACTGCACTCATGTGTCAGCCCTTCCACacccccctgtgctgctgccacccAATTTGCAGTGATTTGACAGACGACATGCGAGTGGAGAGCCTGTGCAAATGGCTGGTGTAGCCAGATGGCTGAAGATGCATGTTGTAACCACAGTCTGTGCAGAAAGTGAAATCACtgaatcatcacagaatcacagaacagtttgggttgaaagggaccctaaagatcacctagttccaaccctctgccacaggcagggacaccttccactagaccaggttgctcaatgACCTGTCCTAcctggatggggcagccacagcttctctgggcaacctgtgccaaagcctcaccaccctcatagtggagaatttcttcctaatacttAGTCCAAATCTACCCTCTTGCAGTTTAGAGGCTTgtccttgtcctatccctacaggctcttgtaaaaaatatataaaaaaaaaaaaaaaaaaagaaaaagaagaagagctgaagggtttttttttgtcctgtgtGGAGATGCGGTGAGCATGGCCTGGCCATCAGTGTCACTGCCTGGTCAGCCAGCAGGCAAGTGCCCGCATCCCTTTGACACCCAAAAGTTCAAGGTGGAAGAGGCAAAATCTGAACACTAGCAGGTGAACGTTGAGGAGATGGGTTATCTTTTAAGGATGACTTGTGTAAATAACAGGCACCAAAGTCTCGCTCCTCTGGCACTGATCATGCAGGAGTTCAGCCTAACGCCTTCATTGCACAAGTGCTACCAAATGGCTTTTCATTAGGCAGGTGAAAACACCACCTGCTTTTTTCAGCACCGCAGGTTATGAAAAGCAAGTTTCTCAGTAAACTAACTAGACCCCAGGCTGAAGGGGAGGATAAATACCCTTTATTCCACACCCTTTACTGCATCCTAAGCAGCCCAAGAAACATGGCCCCTCTTAGACCCAGCCTGGCATTTCAGCGGTTAACTTGTGCTGGCCAAGAGGTCTCATGCTATGGGCTTTGGCAGGGGTCTGAGCCCCAGTCTTCTCATGTTTTAGAATcgatagaatggtttgggttggaaaggaccttcggatcacctagttccagcccctaAAATATTCTTCATAAACCCTGAGCTGCAGAGCCCACAGACAAGGCATTCCCATGCCAGTGGTTCGTCACCTCTGCAGCCCTGATGCTGGGACCCCTGCACAGCACAGGACAAAGCTCTGCGGATCCCCTGGAGCTGTTTGACTTCCTGACTTCAAGTATCACCACCCTGGGACTTGCTTTGCCTAAGCCCATGTGCATCTGTCAAACAATCTCAGGCACATGGAAGGAATCACCAGTATCAGTATTCTGCACATTGTGActaattattttacattttcatgaagaaaaagccccaaacctcaCAAGAAATGAGCATTTGCCAAGCCCAGCTGTACGAGTCAGGCAGATTTTCTAGCATGTGCTGCCATAAAGGTTAAGCACTCAGTAGTTCAAGTGTCTTCCACATAGAGTAATAAAACATCTTATGATGTATCCAGGAGCAGCTGCTTAGAAAACATAACCATCTTCTAaagttattttctatttataagACTTAGAATGATGTTTTTAAGTTAACGTAACTCGGAGCTGACAACTTCCGTCTCTCAAGCTTTTTCTACTGCTTTAATTATAACCTTTATGCTTGCAGTagaaaactgctgaaaatacatttcttgtgTTGCAAATGATGCAAAAACCGCCTTTTGCAGATGTTTGATGTCACAGATGTTCAGGAGTGCAAAGCTCAACCAAAGTAAACCCTAAAAAGGGGTGTgacaattaaaaacatattgCTTGCAGTTGTAACTTTTCAGAGACATACTGAACACGTACATGAACATAGCTCTGATTTCAGGATGATTTCAGCCTTAAGGATGTATTTGCAGTCAGTACAGTGGAGTCACTCCTACAAGACATACACACGTATTGCTGATAGACATTTGGGTCTTCTACCCAAGCTCACAGTTTTTATTAAAGTTGCCTTTTAATAACCAACAAGTGAACAAAACGATCCTGGCCACAAACCTGAAGGTGACCAGCATGTCCCAGAGATGCCTTTGGGCACTGCTGCTTGCTGTCCCCCCGCCATCCCGAGTACTGAGCTCTATTACCAGTACCCAGTTATCTTTGCAGAGACGTCAAGGGCTGTTTGACTTTCAGTATCAACTAGTTCAAGGAAGTTAAGCAACTAAAGTTCTAAGATGCTCATCTACTGACTGAATAGTCTGGAAACTCACTTTTAGCTCTTGTTCACAGCTATATCCAACCCAGCAGATactcttttctgttcttaaaataaatgtgggaacccaagggaagcagcagcacccagagaAGCCAGCCCACTCGGCAAAGTGTTGCACACAAATAGGGAATGacaataaaataccattttttattttttttttttttgtttgttttgccatCGTGTAGAAATAGTGATCAGTGGAAGCCAGAGGACATTTGTCCCAGTTATAAGCAGTCTGGATGTGACTTAGCTGATGGGATTACCCTGTGAGAGACCCAGAAGGCTCTTTTCTAGGAAACAACCCATGTGCAGCACTACGTGCTTAGATGCAGCATTTGCAGGCCTGGATGTCGGCagggttttgttgctttgcttgtattaaagaaaagctttttaaagcagAGTTACAATGCATTTGCACCAGAGCAGCTTTGATGGGTACATGCAGGGAGAGGAGCCCTCTGTCTAACAGGCAAGCACACACTAAACCGCAGCATGCATTTTGTAACATCATTCGGGCAGGCTCAGaggctgtttgtttttcccctttgtctTAAAACACAATTTGGCAGCTCTCAGCGACCAATCCATCCCCTGGAGTGTGCAGCTCCCTgcccaggagaagcagcagctgccctCACAAAGACCTCAGATGGTCTTTTAATTCGGCAGCGATTTAATGTAGCTCTTGCTTCAGGACAGTTTCAGAGAAGACAGCCCGAGGGTCCTGAATACAGAGAGCTTTGGAGAGGGCACTTTGACAGTAAACTGTTCTCACCATTGTTCAGGCTCCCCCTTTCCGAAGGCAATGACTCAATGCACCAGAACTGGCAGGGAGCCTCCAGCTTCTCAAAAACTGGGTAATGAGATTACGGGAGCAGCTCGCGGGGCTTTTGCTCTTCACTGCAGAAGAAACCTTTGCACTGTAAGAACTTTGTGGGCCTCTTTGAGGCCTTCTGATTACGAGCATCTCTTGAGGGGCATCCGTTTGGTAGGAAGCCGAGCGTATCTCAGGTGAAAAACTGGAGAGGGACAAAACATGAATCCAAGAAGAATGCATATAATTTTTAAGCCGTCTTGGATAAATCATTACTCTTCAGATATCAAGTAATGACAAATGAAAGGCAAAGATGCGTGGTGACTCCAtaagcagagaagaaatgacACATTATGTGTTTGCTCATACCGAACACACAGACTGTAACGTTTAAGAATGTGTTTGCACCAAACCGTTTATAATAGAGTCAGAAATCATTTTTGCTGAGAAAATCAATGTGTGGTATTTAATCCCATAAAGACTCAGGTTAGGATGTGCCTCCTCTCCGAGAGAACACATCTTTGCAGCTTTCATTCCTGCTTGCAGAGATGGTCCAATAATGGGATGTGGTCTTAGAGGGGCATCAAAATTTGTCTCTGCTTACGCAGTAGCAGCTGCCGAGGAGGCGTAGGAATGAAGAGAAATGCATGCAAACCTCGAGGccaaaagtaaatttaaaagatTGTACTGACGGGACTCCAGGGGCTGTCAGAGCAGAAGCTGCCCCCCCTCCATCAGCACTGCCAGCTCCCGTGAAAAGACCAGCCTTATGGCTCCTGCATGTATTTATGCAGAGATTTATTAACTGCAGTTATACAACACGAACATCAGGATTCATCTTGAGATacttaattaaaagcaaaccgTTTGGGAAACTCAACACATACTTCCCTCTATGTTTCCCCTCCACCTAGTTTCAGAAAAGCAACTATATGGGATATAAACAGTCCTAGGCACCACACAGCATATTAGCAAAGTTTAAACCTCACACCCAGCAATACAGGATTAACTCTAgtgaagcagagcaggaataAATTCACATTTACCAAAAATGTAACTGAGTTACATGGAGGATTCCAAGGAGGACTTGGGTGGGAATTAGCTTCAGTctaaaagagaagtaaaaaagcAAGTACACAAACCAAAGTACACAGTTCTTCACAGTCATCTCAGAGGTGACGGGAATGGTGGCTGAGGAAagtcagctgcagagagcagtcGCTCACTATCCAGAGAATGCCAAAATACCCagtttcagtatctgaaggctGCACAGGGGGAGAACTACTCTACCAGGATCGTATCAACGCTCTCTTGGATGAGATCTGACTCCAGTATACATTCATCTAAGTGGTCTTGAGGTAAACTGGAGCTCTTGCCTATGCTCTCACTGTCACAGTAAGGATGAAACCTGGGGGTAGCAGGACTCTCCAGCCGCTGGCAGCGGCCATATTTGTGCTGTTtccctctgtgtgtgtacatgtgctCAAGCAGCTGGCTCTTCCGGAAAAACGTGCGGCCGCAAACAGTGcaactgatttttctctttctcgAGAAAGAAAAGTTACAGTTCAACTCCACTGGTTCGTGGTCCTTGGAGATGAGCGAGAGCTGGCTGATCTGCAGAGGCTCCAGGTCGCTGCAGCTCGGATGCTCCAGCTGACGCTCATCCTCCTTCAGGAGGAAGGTCCCGAGCCGGTGGCCATCCCCAGCCTCCCTGTCCTCAGCCAAAGGCTGCACCTCTCCCAGGTCGCTGCTCTCGAGGATGGAGGCTGGCACGCCAAACGGCAGTGAGCCCGAGACATGGGTGTGCAAGTGCTGCCGCAGCCCCCCCCGGGAGCTGAAACGCTCCCCGCAGTAGTGACACAAGTGCACCTTGAGGCTGGCCTTAGCGAAGATGGGGCTTGCTACCTCTGGAGAAGGAGGGGTGCAGCTCCGGGACACCACAGGCTCTGAGTCGCACCTCTCCTGCTTTATGGAGACCGAGAGCTTCGGATGCTCTTCTGCTGGCTTAGTgacagcagcaggctgagtGGAGGGGCAAGCAACCTGCTGGTCCAGGGAGCTGTCATCCAGGCCGATGGCCagggagagctgcagctgggggtgatCGCCTTGGGCAGCAGGCCTGCTGCCTGCCTTGGGCAGGCTCTCCTTTGTTCCCAGGCGTTCCTTTGCTGGTTTGTGTGTGGTCGAGATCTGGATCCCATACAAGTTTGAAGACTGCACCATCTCTGGGGATAACACTTGGTTCATCTCAACTGCGATATGGGAGAGGTGGTCTGCATGGAGGAAGCGGATGCCCTCCTCCAGTCGGCTCCTGCTGACAGTCTGCTTCGGCCCCTTCCCGGTGTACATGATATGCAACAAGTAACTAAATATGTCAGGCTGGATGTCTGTAGGCTGAATCTTTATGCATTCACTGAAACAAGACAGATGATTACATACATATAGGGCTCCAAGTTACAGTCCTCATCCACAACCTGCCTGTCCATTTGCACTGTTGTTTGCTGTTAGAGCAACACTCCCTGCCAAGACAAGCAGAAgtgctctgcttccacagcaaaGTGCCTGAGCGTGTATTTATCCCTATTATAAAAACCATGTGCACAACCGTGTCCAGGGATTCTGAGAGTGGCCAGCTCCCAGTCTCCCCGTCACTCGCATGCACGGCCAATTGCTGCCACGCGGCACTGCAGCGAGGGCATGCAAGCTACGCATCACCGGTGTGTCCCGCTCCAGTAACACAAGGCAAAGAATATTTGTGTGTTGAAGTAATAAAATCAGCTGCTGCTACTGTATAATCTTTATGAGCTTTGCATTTAAGTGTCAGTAAACAACATCTAGCGGAAAGGAAGTTAATTGATATTCTCACTTCCAGACGAAGGTCTACACAGCCTATACCTAATGATTATCCTGCAAAGGTGCTGGGCAACATGACCCTCCAAAAGTAAGAGGAATGGACAAGTCAATTACAAGCAGCAAGGCCCAGATCAGAGATGAGATTAGACCTTGGCACCACTGTTGTTATACCTGCAGAACCACTCCTGAGCCAGTCGGGTGAAGCGCCTGAACAGCAGCCTGAAGTTTATGATCTGTCTCAGTCCTTATCTGCAGAAGTCTCAAGTGCAGAACTGCGATAAAGGCTATGGCCTCTACACTGCTTCAAGCCTGTGGATCCTGCCAGAAGGGACAGTCCCACCCAGCAAACTTGCCTGCAATCTAGTGCAAGGTAATGGATGCACTGTGTACGGGTGGGAGGCACCTGGAAACCCCTAGATAACAAATCTGTGAGGTACTCACTGCAGGAGGACTGTGGTActtacatgtttattttctccccaTCACACAAATGTCTCATATCCAAAATGTGGGACCTGATATTGGTGTCTGCAGACTAAGAGGGTGGTTTTAAATGACAGCACATTCTGGACCGGGAGTGTGTAGAGCCAAGGCATGCTCTGGGTTAGGAAAATAATCTTAGGGCACCTAAAATCCCCACTTTAGACTTTAATACCTTTTGAAAGTGGAAAATGTGTGAAGCTGGGCAGAGTACTTAAAAGGTAGGAGAGCTGTGTGTCCTTACCTCGTCTGATGGATAAATATCATCTTAAAATAGTTTGAAAAAGCAGCGAGCACCGCTCTGTGGGCTTTGAAGTAAACATCTCCAATGGCAACTGTGCAGTCACACAGAAAGCCGAACTCCCGCTGCATGttcagctgctggaggaggaggacgcTGTGGCCGGTCGCATCCATGGTGAGCCTGAGAGCAAGAGCACAAGGCGTTTGTTCATCTCATGAAGCAATCGCACAGCTCGCCAAGGCTCCAGGGTGGCTTTCTCATCACTGAGACGAGCTGGGCGCCCCCGCAGAGCCCCTTCCCCGCTCCAGCCGGGCCCTGCACCCCGATCTAATAATTGCCcctacgataccaccgccggtGCGCAGGCCCGCATTAAACGCGCCCAGACCCTACCCGGGATCTTCCCACGTGCCAGGCAGAGCTGTTTCCCCTACACGTTAACGACGCTCCGTGCTGTGCCGGCACTAACTTTAAACCTCGCTCGCGTTTTCGCTCTGCCCCTGGACCCTGCACGGTGCCGCGCGGCTCACGGCGCTGGCCATCACTGGGCCCCGGGGCCGCGCAGGGGGCGTAGGGAGCCGCGGGGCTGGCGGCGGAACCCGACAAAGCCCCATTGTGCCGGGCTGAGCCGGCGCCGCCCGCGGCCCTTTGACAAGAAATGCTGATATTCGCTATTGTTCAGCCCAAAACTATTGCGCGGGGGCAGGCGGCGGGGGAGCGCAACCAgcgccctgccctgccctggggccCGGCCCCCCGCGGCGCCCCGCGCCCGCGCAGCCGCTTACCCGCGCGGAAGCGCAGCGCTGAGCCCGGCGCGGCGCCGCTGCCCGCCCGGCGGATGGGGTGGGCGCTGCCCCTCCCCGCTTCCTGCCGCCTTCGCCGGTGCTGGGCCGGGTCTGCCCGCGCCgctgctgcaggaagaagcGGGCGCGGGCCCCTGCGCGGCTGCTGCGCGGGCGTAGGCGCGGCGCTGCGCGGCTCCTGGCGGCGGTCACCGCGCCCGCAGCCCCCGAGGGCGGGAGGGAGGGACTTCGGGGGCGGTTGTTTTCCGCCTGCAGGGACCTCACCGGGGGCCGGGGGACTTCGCTCTTCAGTCCCCCCAGGAGAGGTGCCGCCTGCCGAGCTGCTCGGCCGTTGCTATAAGTGTGGTTTTGTGCTAGCGCCTTGGGTGAGGGCTGGGggtttttgccatttttttttaaacagaaaaacccGTGTGTAACAGGCGGCGCCCCGGTCTGCCTGCACAGGAAGATGGACCGAAGATACGATCTGTCTTTTTCACCA
The Lathamus discolor isolate bLatDis1 chromosome 6, bLatDis1.hap1, whole genome shotgun sequence DNA segment above includes these coding regions:
- the ZBTB25 gene encoding zinc finger and BTB domain-containing protein 25, whose protein sequence is MDATGHSVLLLQQLNMQREFGFLCDCTVAIGDVYFKAHRAVLAAFSNYFKMIFIHQTSECIKIQPTDIQPDIFSYLLHIMYTGKGPKQTVSRSRLEEGIRFLHADHLSHIAVEMNQVLSPEMVQSSNLYGIQISTTHKPAKERLGTKESLPKAGSRPAAQGDHPQLQLSLAIGLDDSSLDQQVACPSTQPAAVTKPAEEHPKLSVSIKQERCDSEPVVSRSCTPPSPEVASPIFAKASLKVHLCHYCGERFSSRGGLRQHLHTHVSGSLPFGVPASILESSDLGEVQPLAEDREAGDGHRLGTFLLKEDERQLEHPSCSDLEPLQISQLSLISKDHEPVELNCNFSFSRKRKISCTVCGRTFFRKSQLLEHMYTHRGKQHKYGRCQRLESPATPRFHPYCDSESIGKSSSLPQDHLDECILESDLIQESVDTILVE